In Aspergillus flavus chromosome 3, complete sequence, one genomic interval encodes:
- a CDS encoding translation initiation factor eIF-2B subunit family protein (hypothetical protein Ao3042_08711) — protein sequence MTLKEMATQEQGSQGTQQSHSMTKRAVVSSFIFRFPPGQPTKPSVALFKRSEKVRTYRHHLAPISGSIDPDDSDPLAAAWRELCEETSLTASDLSFWRTGKPFTFSDPSIGREWTVHPFAFRLKDPAEGGQGEEAIRTDWEHEGWQWYDPRTVLEDESLNTVPRLQDSLRRVWFEGITNERAGRALATGLERLRADHESGAHELTAIALTVFRDFIVYTQNHLDAEWWEMIRMAAWHLIKNGRESMGAATQNAILSVLAEIEEIMEQKTGPEQKWDRILALIDFHLRNRADTAQQVKQSFISYLQSHFSSGGTQKDRLTMLTISSSSTIRDSILEAYDALGIKTLELRVLESRPLFEGASLASSILSTFKSQSKSPDKHLHITMYTDASAALAAKDADIVLLGADRISATRGVSNKTGSLPLVLSAKHVTPDVRIVVLSDMEKVNGFAGVIDDELTEGNDPFEVASAWSSDGVKGIQVLEKGVRGSKSEQENSSVTVENTYFEWVPLDMVDAFICEEGVLEKDSIQEKSRKLGERADRYFGNL from the exons ATGACACTCAAAGAAATGGCAACACAAGAACAGGGCTCCCAGGGAACCCAACAGTCTCACAGCATGACGAAGAGAGCCGTCGTCTCTTCCTTCATCTTTCGCTTTCCTCCGGGACAGCCTACCAAGCCGTCCGTAGCGTTGTTCAAACGGAGCGAGAAAGTGAGAACGTACCG TCATCACCTTGCCCCTATCTCCGGTAGCATCGATCCCGATGATTCCGACCCTCTCGCAGCGGCGTGGCGTGAATTGTGCGAAGAAACCTCCCTCACCGCATCGGATCTCAGCTTCTGGCGCACCGGCAAGCCATTCACCTTCAGCGACCCGTCCATCGGTCGAGAATGGACCGTTCACCCGTTCGCTTTCCGTCTCAAAGATCCCGCAGAAGGGGGACAGGGGGAGGAGGCTATCCGCACTGACTGGGAACATGAAGGGTGGCAATGGTACGATCCTCGCACGGTGCTCGAAGACGAAAGCCTGAACACCGTTCCGCGTCTGCAAGACAGTTTAAGAAGAGTCTGGTTTGAGGGCATAACCAATGAGCGAGCGGGAAGGGCTCTTGCGACTGGTCTGGAACGGCTGCGAGCGGACCATGAGAGCGGCGCGCATGAACTGACTGCGATAGCGTTGACGGTCTTTCGCGATTTTATCGTGTACACGCAAAATCACCTCGATGCTGAATGGTGGGAGATGATTCGAATGGCGGCGTGGCATCTCATCAAAAACGGACGAGAAAGCATGGGTGCAGCCACGCAGAACGCCATTCTATCCGTTCTAGCGGAGATAGAAGAGATCATGGAGCAGAAGACCGGTCCTGAGCAGAAGTGGGATCGGATCCTGGCTCTGATCGATTTTCATCTGAGGAATCGCGCCGATACTGCACAGCAGGTCAAGcaatccttcatctcctaCCTTCAATCCCACTTTTCGTCGGGTGGCACACAAAAGGATCGGCTTACCATGctcaccatctcctccagtTCCACTATCCGGGACAGTATTCTGGAAGCGTACGACGCGCTCGGGATCAAAACACTTGAACTACGGGTCCTCGAGTCCAGGCCGCTTTTCGAGGGCGCCAGCCTCGCCTCGTCTATCTTGTCGACGTTCAAATCCCAGTCGAAATCCCCCGACAAACATCTGCATATCACCATGTACACCGATGCATCAGCTGCACTGGCCGCCAAAGACGCCGATATCGTCTTGCTTGGTGCGGACCGCATTTCCGCCACCAGGGGGGTCAGCAACAAAACCGGGTCCCTGCCGTTGGTGCTCAGCGCGAAGCATGTCACCCCAGATGTGCGAATTGTCGTGCTCAGCGACATGGAGAAAGTCAACGGATTTGCCGGGGTAATTGACGACGAACTCACCGAGGGCAATGATCCATTCGAGGTGGCGAGCGCATGGAGCAGCGACGGCGTCAAGGGCATACAGGTGCTAGAGAAGGGGGTGAGAGGGAGCAAGTCGGAGCAGGAGAATTCGTCTGTCACGGTGGAGAACACCTACTTCGAATGGGTTCCTCTGGACATGGTGGATGCCTTCATCTGTGAAGAGGGGGTCCTTGAGAAGGACAGTATTCAGGAGAAGTCCCGTAAGTTGGGAGAGAGGGCTGATCGGTACTTTGGTAATCTATAA
- a CDS encoding Mss4-like protein yields the protein MTSTLQRTLYNSTYRPRLNLSLSQFSRPNLYCSSSIHFFQSPPRAMPTYPGSCYCRDIEYELSLASPDDARTSLCHCKSCKKAFGTNYGLTAKIPKDALRLIKGAPKEHVADNGSGSLIHREFCSNCGSFICEYGVGIYDTIPAGCDANARRMPSRISSATYALGPWMIPKRCHQRASSSAAPGPTGCQRSPTYFINRRLRSE from the exons ATGACGTCAACCCTCCAGCGAACCCTATACAACTCGACATATCGCCCTCGACTGAACTTGTCTCTCAGCCAATTCAGCAGGCCGAACCTCTATTGTAGTAGCTCCATACACTTCTTCCAATCACCCCCAAGAGCCATGCCGACGTACCCTGGATCGTGTTACTGCCGGGATATCGAGTACGAACTGTCCCTCGCCTCACCCGATGACGCACGGACTTCTCTCTGTCACTGTAAAAGCTGCAAA AAAGCTTTCGGAACAAACTACGGCCTAACCGCGAAGATCCCCAAAGACGCTCTCCGACTCATCAAAGGCGCCCCCAAGGAACATGTGGCCGACAATGGGTCTGGATCGCTGATTCATCGCGAGTTTTGTTCCAATTGTGGCAGTTTTATCTGTGAATACGGGGTAGGGATATATGACACTATACCGGCAGGATGTGATGCTAACGCTCGCAGGATGCCGTCAAGGATCAGTTCCGCTACCTATGCGTTGGGTCCCTGGATGATCCCGAAGCGCTGCCACCAAAGGGCGAGTTCTTCTGCAGCTCCAGGGCCAACTGGATGCCAGAGATCCCCG ACGTATTTCATAAACAGAAGATTAAGGAGTGAGTAA
- a CDS encoding putative panthothenate kinase (unnamed protein product) codes for MEEEYTRIADIIRHRAKTHDKKRYLVAIAGVPGSGKTTTATAIAQRLNSGQTRIQTELVSMDGFHLSRATLDQLPNREEAYIRRGAPWTFDAARFIAFVHQLRQWTDTFSDETIYAPAFHHETKDPVEDGVMISSDASIVIIEGNYLLLDEPEWRDVARLVDYRVFVDTDLQEARDRVAKRHVSAGIEKTIEDGYRRVDSNDYLNALTIRDKLIQPDMVVRSITEVSS; via the coding sequence atggaggaggagtATACGCGCATCGCGGACATCATTCGCCACCGGGCTAAAACCCATGACAAGAAGCGATATCTCGTCGCCATCGCCGGCGTGCCTGGCTCTGGCAAGACAACAACGGCAACTGCCATTGCACAGCGTCTGAATTCAGGGCAAACCCGTATCCAGACCGAGCTGGTCTCTATGGACGGCTTCCACCTGTCGCGGGCGACACTGGACCAGCTCCCGAATCGAGAGGAGGCATATATCCGGCGTGGAGCGCCGTGGACCTTTGATGCTGCCCGATTCATTGCCTTCGTTCACCAATTACGGCAGTGGACAGATACATTTTCCGACGAAACCATATATGCGCCCGCTTTCCATCATGAAACCAAAGATCCAGTGGAGGATGGTGTCATGATATCCAGCGACGCTTCGATCGTCATCATTGAAGGAAACTATCTCCTCCTGGATGAACCTGAATGGCGTGACGTCGCACGACTAGTTGACTACCGTGTATTCGTCGACACGGACCTGCAAGAAGCACGGGACCGTGTGGCAAAGCGTCACGTCAGCGCGGGGATAGAAAAAACGATAGAAGATGGGTATCGGCGGGTGGATAGTAATGACTACCTGAATGCGCTTACAATCCGGGACAAGCTGATCCAGCCAGATATGGTGGTTCGTAGCATCACCGAGGTATCATCATAA